In the Sulfobacillus thermosulfidooxidans DSM 9293 genome, TGCCAAAAAGGCATCGGCCTCGGGATTTTGCATTTATAATGATGTCGCCATCGCGATCAAATGGCTTCGAGAACACACGTCATGGAAGATTGCCTATATTGATACCGATGCACATCATGGCGATGGCGTTCAACAAGCATTTTATGACGATCCTCATGTTCTCACGATCTCGTTGCATGAGACAGGACAATATCTTTTCCCAGGTACCGGCAGTGTGGAAGAACTCGGAGAGGGTGCTGGCTACGGATTTTCCCTCAACCTGCCCTTGCGTCCCTATAGCGACGATGAATCCAGCCTCGAAAGTCTTTTGTCAGTGGTTCCCCAAGCTTTAGCCGTTTTTCAGCCGGATCTCATTGTTAGTCAACATGGCTGTGATGGGCATTTTTGGGATCCGTTAACCGATTTATTAGCTTCCACCTATTTCTATGCCCAAGTTCCGTCGCTCGTGGATGCTTGGGCACACCAATTTAGTCAAGGACGCTGGATAGCCGTAGGCGGTGGCGGGTATGAACTGTTGCGTGTTGTCCCCCGGGCATGGACGTTATTATGGGCGCAAATGATTCACCAGCCGTTAGCCAATTCTGCCACCATTCCGTCTTCTTGGCTCGAACAATGGCAATCCTCTTCTCCAGAGCCCTTACCTCGCACCTTTTTGGACCGTTTGGAAGATCGGCCTACCACGCCATCATCCTTCGCCATAACCCAGCAAAACCGCCAAACCGTTTACCATCTCAAACAACTTGTTTCTTGGTTACAATAATCCTTGGATCAACAATATTAAAAAAATTTAACAGATTCTTATGTTAAGTCCATATCATCCAAAA is a window encoding:
- a CDS encoding acetoin utilization protein AcuC gives rise to the protein MTQLAKFVYSPSYTQYDFGPSHPFNPLRLVATKSLIDTMGLLTPHDTIIPDLATFDELFLIHQPDYIDMVQRFQTYEDTLNPNLLRLAQDYGLGTEDDPVFPKMHQAGSLAVGGTLTAARLVASGQVLHALNIAGGLHHAKKASASGFCIYNDVAIAIKWLREHTSWKIAYIDTDAHHGDGVQQAFYDDPHVLTISLHETGQYLFPGTGSVEELGEGAGYGFSLNLPLRPYSDDESSLESLLSVVPQALAVFQPDLIVSQHGCDGHFWDPLTDLLASTYFYAQVPSLVDAWAHQFSQGRWIAVGGGGYELLRVVPRAWTLLWAQMIHQPLANSATIPSSWLEQWQSSSPEPLPRTFLDRLEDRPTTPSSFAITQQNRQTVYHLKQLVSWLQ